TGAATGTGTAACGGCTTGGCCTCAAGGAAAGCTATCAAATGACGACGCGAATTACGGTATTAAAGTTACCTGTTTCTTTGGATCCTCAATACTTGGAAATGCTTCTCCAAAAAGCAAGTGCAGAGAAACTGAATAAAATCAAAAAATTTCATAAGACTCCCGATTCCTATCGTTCGTTATTGGGAGACTTGCTTGTTAGGGCTATTGTATCTACGGAGTACAATCTGCCTAATGAACAGATCCACTTTGGCTATCATCCGTATGGGAAGCCCTATCTTCTTTATCAACCGCATTTCTCTTTTAATCTTTCGCATTCCGGCGATTGGATTGCCCTGATTTGGAATACAACGGGTTCAGTAATCGGAGTGGATGTTGAGCAGATAGGGACGGCCCATATAAATATTGCGAAACAATTTTTTTGCCGTGATGAATATATGGATTTATTAAACAAGGATGGGATCGAACAAACGGAGTATTTTTTCAAACTCTGGACCTTAAAAGAAAGTTATATGAAAGCAAGGGGGATGGGCTTATCCATCCCTATGAATTCATTCTCCTTTAAGCACAGCAAAGAAAACTTCTGGTTCTCACCTCAGGCTGATGACTATTATTTTTACAGCTGTCACTTGGATGCAATGCATCTTCTTGCTGCTTGTACCCAAGAAGATGATCTGTCCCGCCAGATTGTTGAAGTTCCGCTAGCATTTATTCATTGTCTTTGGTAATTCATAGGCTCCCCATAAAAAGGAGAAGACTTGTTAAATAGACTTCTTGCTTTTAGGGGAGTTTTCTTTTGGCAGACTATAAAGAATTGATCAACTCAATGCCTACATCGACCAGTACTGTAGTATTGACCATGTTTAATAATATTTTTGCACGCTTCTTATGCTTATCGATCTTTTTGATAATTCCTTCTTTGCCTGTTAGGGGTCCAGATACAACGTGAACTTTTGTACCGTCAACGTATATTTTTGAATAATCGATTACATCATCATGATTTAATAAATTTAAAACGGTTGACATCTCTTCATCCGAAACTCGTTGAAAATAGAGCGCTTCATCAATGGGATCGTCGAACCGCAATTTTGGACATTCGGTAGAGTCCGGATTGCTTTGATTCATGTGGCTTCCTTCAGATATTTGCTTGTCCCGAGGATTTAAGTAATTTAAAAATTTGTATATGTAAGGGGCTTTGCATAATTGATAATAAATGGAAAAAGTAATGGACGTCGTTTGTACAAAAACGTACCCAGGATAAAGGGTTTTAATGACATTATGAGTTTCACCTGATTTTTTCTCCGGCACTTTCCTTCGTGGAATCATGCATCGTACCCTGCTGGAATCAAAATACTTACTGATGTAGCTCTTGACTGTAAACTCTCTACCGCTTTGAACAAAGATAACATACCAAGCCAGAATGATCACCTCGATAGTATTTCTCCATAAGCAAGTTTCGTAGATGAGAAAAAACATGGAATCATGAAAATCTTATCTGATAAATCAAGAAGAATCAAGAAATAATACCATTTACAGGGATTTGGTCTCTTATTTCTTCGTGATCAACTTGAAGAAAGAGTCTGATTGACTAATCGAATTTTGTCAAAATTTCTAATTTTAGGCAAAAAGAACTAGGACTTTCATAGAATTGACGTCATTTTATTTCGATTTGTATAATAGACCCAAAGAAAGAATTACGGTTACTCTCCGTACCTCATAATCTTATATTAAGCAAATCGCTGTTTCGGCACGTTTGTATTTGGATAAGATTACATATTGTTACCACATGTAGTGTAGCTTTTTTTAGTACATGAAAGAGGGAAGCTATGCTCTTTGAAGTGCACCCCCTAGAATGGATATTGGATAACCACCTGGTTGATCCAAAACATTCTAGGGGGTGCATTTTTATGCCTGAAATGCAAACCAGGCTTATTTAAGTTTACAGGGTAAGATTACAGTATTGGCTTCAGCGAATAGTAGTCAAGTTTAGTTTACAAAGGAGAGTAATAAGAAGATGGTTGCATTTATTTTCCCCGGTCAAGGCTCTCAAAGAAAAGGAATGGGCGGTACACTATTTGATGAATTTAAGGAATTGACGTTGCAAGCGGATCAAATTTTAGGCTTCTCTGTTAAAGAATTATGTACGGAAGACCCTCATTTAAACTTGAATTTAACCCAATATACCCAACCTGCATTATACATAGTCAATGCGTTTAGTTATTTAAAAAGAATCAGGGAAACAGTAAGAAAACCAGACTTTGTTGCTGGTCATAGTTTAGGAGAATACAATGCCTTATTTGCAGCAGGCGCATTTAATTTTGAAACCGGATTGAAATTGGTCAAAAAGAGGGGGAACTCATGAGTCGCGCCACCGGTGGTGGTATGGCAGCCGTTATTGGCCTAAGTGAAGAACAGGTAAAAGATGTGATAAGGAGGAATCATTTACAAAATATTGATATTGCGAATTTAAATTCGCCCTTTCAAATTGTGATTTCGGGACCTAAATCTGATATTGAATATTCGAAACCATTTTTTGAAGCAATACCTGAAGTTATTATGTTTACTCAACTTAAAACAAGTGGCGCATTTCATTCCCGGTATATGGAAGAGGCAAAAGATGAATTTAAAGAGTTCTTGGAAACGTTCACATTTTCCAGTATTCAAATACCGGTCATATCCAACGTTCATGCCAGACCCTATAAGCAGTCCGAGATTAAACAGAATCTGGTTGACCAAATTACCCATCCTGTCAAATGGACTGAGAGTATCCGATATTTAATGGGCTTAGAGGAGTTTGAATTTGAGGAGATTGGAACAGGCAATGTATTAACCGGACTCATCCAACGAATTAAGAGGGAAGCCGAACCATTAATAATTACTACTATGGAACATGATGAAAACTTTATCTTGGATGAAAAACCTCTACAGGTTGAAGCGCAGCCTGTTGATGATCAATCAACGGCTCCTGGTTCAGGCTTACCGGGAAATTAGATTCGATGAAGAAGAGATATCACCATTATCTTTAGGGAGTAGTGAGTTTAAAAAAGATTATAATCTGAGATACGCCTATGTAACCGGAGGCATGTATCGAGGGATTGCATCCAAAGAAATGGTAGTAAAAGTAGGGAAAGCCGGGATGCTGGGTTTCTTTGGGAGCGGGGGGTGCAGCTATCCCAAATTGAAGACGCCATTCAATATATCCAAAAGGAACTTTCACAAGGTCAAGCTTACGGGATGAATTTCATTATGAATTTAAACGCTCCCGAAATGGAAGAAAAGACCGTTGATCTTTATTTGAGATACAACA
This genomic window from Paenibacillus hexagrammi contains:
- a CDS encoding 4'-phosphopantetheinyl transferase family protein gives rise to the protein MTTRITVLKLPVSLDPQYLEMLLQKASAEKLNKIKKFHKTPDSYRSLLGDLLVRAIVSTEYNLPNEQIHFGYHPYGKPYLLYQPHFSFNLSHSGDWIALIWNTTGSVIGVDVEQIGTAHINIAKQFFCRDEYMDLLNKDGIEQTEYFFKLWTLKESYMKARGMGLSIPMNSFSFKHSKENFWFSPQADDYYFYSCHLDAMHLLAACTQEDDLSRQIVEVPLAFIHCLW
- the loaP gene encoding antiterminator LoaP; the protein is MFFLIYETCLWRNTIEVIILAWYVIFVQSGREFTVKSYISKYFDSSRVRCMIPRRKVPEKKSGETHNVIKTLYPGYVFVQTTSITFSIYYQLCKAPYIYKFLNYLNPRDKQISEGSHMNQSNPDSTECPKLRFDDPIDEALYFQRVSDEEMSTVLNLLNHDDVIDYSKIYVDGTKVHVVSGPLTGKEGIIKKIDKHKKRAKILLNMVNTTVLVDVGIELINSL